In the genome of Microcoleus vaginatus PCC 9802, the window AGCAAACGGGCCAAAAGCTGCTGCTTTTTTCGTTTCCTAGGATTTGTTCCCAGTTAAAATATTCTTGCCAGTTGTACATCTCGTTGAGATTAAGCTCAACTTGCTGCCTCGCTTGTGAGAAATTTAACTCGTCTTGCACTTGCCACTGTAGGGGTAAGTATTTGCCCAGCAGCCCCAGAGAGTGTTCTAATTCTTCATATTTTCTGCCGTCAATCGCTACGCCGATTATCGGGGTTTGCTCTCTGGTAAGCCGCCCAATCAGAATTTGCCAGCAAGTCAGCAGGAAGGCAGAAATATCGCTTGTGTGCTTTGGGGCGATCGCTTCCAGGCTGTTTAACAAATCACCCCGAATTTCCACCCTTTCTACTTGTGGCTGAAATTCCGTTTCGGAATTCTTCTTTTCCCAAGGAAGCGTTAATAAATCCCAAGATTCAATGTTCAGCTTTCGCCAGTATTCTTGGCCGATTGCCGTTTCTTCTGATTCGAGTAACTCATTTTGCCACTCAGCAATATCCGCATATTGCATTGACTCATCAGAGAACTCTTCCCCGCACGCGCAGGCTGAGTAGGAAAGACTGAGTTCGCGGGTAAAATTTTTCAGGGTGGCACTATCTGCAATTAAGGCAGAGAAGTTCGCCAGTAATAGGTGCTTGTTTTGCGCCAGAGTGACTAAAGATAGATGCCAAAGTGGGCCGCGCTCAAAATCAAAAGGAAGCAGGTTTAGTTGCTGAAAAAGCGCTGCGATTTTAGCTTCTTGTTCTTCGGGAGACAAACCGCTCAGATTGTATTCCGAGATAGGAACTTCACCAGTGCTGGCGATCGCTTGCAGGGGTAGTGTCATCCCAGAAAAGCAGTGAAAGCTGGTACGCAGGATTTCGTGCCGATTCACGACATTTTGCAGCGCACTTTTAAGCATCTCTTTGTCGAGATTTCCGGTAATTAAAATTGCACCTCGAACGCGATAAGTCTGTTGGCTTTTATTTTGCTGTAACCCCCACAAATGCCGTTGCTGTGGAGAGATTCTAAACCCTTCGATTGTTTCGTTTTGCATTTCTAAAGATCCTTTAATAAGCCTAAATATTTTGACAGCTAAACGCTTCTGCCATACCGACAACAACCCGACGCGAACCCGAAAATGGCGTGCGTCCGTGCGCGGCTAGCATATTATCTAACAGCAAGACATCTCCTTCTTCCCAAGGGAAAACAATCGTTTCTTGCTGGTAGCAGCGACGAATTTCGTCTAATATAAAATCTTCAAGGGGCGAGCCATCGCCGTAATAAGCATTGCGGGGTAAATCTTCCTGTTTAAAAGAAGTTAAAAGCTCTTTGCGAACGGCGGGTTCGAGATTGGAAATGTGGAAGAGGTGAGCTTGATTAAACCACACCATTTCCTGAGTTTTTGGGTGCTGGGCGACCGCTTGACATATTTGCCGAGTTCTCAAGCGATCGCCACTTTTCCATTCTAACTCAATTCCCGCTTTTTTGCAATACTCTTCTACCTCTATTTTGCTATCAGTATTGAAGACATTTTGCCAGGGTAAATCTACGCCTCCGCCGTAATTTCGCACATACATAACCTTTTTTTGGGCAAACTTTTCTCTAATCTTTGAATCCAGGCTTTCAAACACTTTGCGGCTGTTAGCAATCGGAGTTTCTCCTCCCTGTTCGGCTTTCTTGACGCAGAAAAAAGCGATTTTCAGCGGCCAATTTCGAGAATAAGCCATTTCATTGTGCAGGGGGATGAATTGCTCGGCAGGATACTCGGTGGAAGTGTAGATATTTCCGCTCACCTGACTGCGCGGAGTTGAGCGAAAAGAATATTCCAACAAGTCGCCAGCAATAGTTTGAATAAACTGCTCGAAACCCTTCACCCCGCCGACTTCAAAGCCTCGAAAAAGTATTCCTCCGTGCTTCCATAACTGCGTTTCAATTGATGAGCGATTGTTCTGTGCCCAACCCGCGAGATTTAATTTTTCTACTGTTGGCTGAAGAACAAGAGGTAGAAGGTTTTCGGGCTGGAGGTAGGCGGTTTTGACTAATTCCTCTGAGGACAGGGTGACGGCTTTGCGCCTAACTGAGCCTAACTTTTGGGAATTGAGATTCTTTGTTTCTGTATTTGTCATAACTTTTGCTTTGGTGAAATTCTTGCGATTTTTCCCGAAAAAACCTGAGAGATTGAGCCATCATTTTAAACTTTTCATAACTTTGCGTTTAGCCATTTTTAATTTTTGAATTCCCGAAAGATGAATTTGTTTTTCCTGCTCGATTTGGTGCTGCCTTTCTGCTTCGGCAAGAATTTCTGCCAAGTCATCAATCCTGATATCTGGCTGGATGACTACCTGGTTGAGCAGGATTTGAAAACCTCTCACTATTCGGGCAATGGTCGCAGCCTCAAATAAGTCTGTTTTGTACTCAAATAAGCCTTGAATTCCTTCTGAAATCTCCCAGAGAGTGAGGCTTAAGTCGTGTCTCGACATACCGACATCGAATTCCAGAATGCTCAAGGTCAAACCAGCTAACTCCAGGGGTGGCATGGGCGCATTCTGGAGTACAAACCACACTTGAAACAGCGGGTTATAGCTGAGATTTCGCTCCGGCTGCAATTCCTCCACGAGCTTTTCAAAAGGGACATCCGGGTGAGCGTAAGCTGCTAAAGCTACCTCGCGTGTTCGACCGAGTAGTTCGCGGAAAGTTGGATTACCTGCGGTGTCAATTCGCAGCACTAAAGTATTGACAAAAAATCCAATCAGTTCCTCTAATTCAATGCGGTTGCGATTGGCAATGGGAGAGCCAATAGCGAGGTTATCCTGATTTATTTGGCAGGAGAGCAAGGATTGAAATGCTGCCAACAACGTCATAAATAGGGTGACATCTTGTTGCTGGGCGAGCGTTTTCAGCCTTTCAGTTAAAGAAGCAGAAATTACAAAAGATTGCTGCGACCCTCGGAAAGTTTGCACGGGAGAGCGCTGCCTATCTGTTGACAGCACAGCTAAACCGCCTCCCAATTGCTGTTTCCAATAAGCGAGCTGTTTTTCTAATTTCTCTCCCTGGAAATGCTGCCGCTGCCAACTGGCGAAGTCGGCATACTGTACGGAAAGTTCAGGCAGCCCAGAGGGTTTGTCAGTGGAAAAAGCTTCATAAAGTGCGGCTACTTCTCGCACCAATACCCCCATAGACCAACCATCAGAAATAATGTGGTGTATCGTCAGCAGCAACACATATTCTGCCGAACCCAGTTGCAGCAGAGTGGCCCGCAGTAAGGGATCTCGCGTTAAGTTAAAGGGGCGTTGGGCTTCTTCCAGAGTACGCTGCTCAATTTCAGCTTGC includes:
- a CDS encoding TauD/TfdA family dioxygenase, with product MTNTETKNLNSQKLGSVRRKAVTLSSEELVKTAYLQPENLLPLVLQPTVEKLNLAGWAQNNRSSIETQLWKHGGILFRGFEVGGVKGFEQFIQTIAGDLLEYSFRSTPRSQVSGNIYTSTEYPAEQFIPLHNEMAYSRNWPLKIAFFCVKKAEQGGETPIANSRKVFESLDSKIREKFAQKKVMYVRNYGGGVDLPWQNVFNTDSKIEVEEYCKKAGIELEWKSGDRLRTRQICQAVAQHPKTQEMVWFNQAHLFHISNLEPAVRKELLTSFKQEDLPRNAYYGDGSPLEDFILDEIRRCYQQETIVFPWEEGDVLLLDNMLAAHGRTPFSGSRRVVVGMAEAFSCQNI
- a CDS encoding condensation protein; amino-acid sequence: MMSTNRSERLKNLSPEKRALLLKALGKEAVQAEQSKRIPRRSQQNSAPLSFAQQRLWFLDRLSPENPAYNLPAAVRLQGQLNLSALQQTLNEIVRRHEVLRTAFAEVDGEPVQLISPSLDFALSVVNLQHLPETEQQAEIEQRTLEEAQRPFNLTRDPLLRATLLQLGSAEYVLLLTIHHIISDGWSMGVLVREVAALYEAFSTDKPSGLPELSVQYADFASWQRQHFQGEKLEKQLAYWKQQLGGGLAVLSTDRQRSPVQTFRGSQQSFVISASLTERLKTLAQQQDVTLFMTLLAAFQSLLSCQINQDNLAIGSPIANRNRIELEELIGFFVNTLVLRIDTAGNPTFRELLGRTREVALAAYAHPDVPFEKLVEELQPERNLSYNPLFQVWFVLQNAPMPPLELAGLTLSILEFDVGMSRHDLSLTLWEISEGIQGLFEYKTDLFEAATIARIVRGFQILLNQVVIQPDIRIDDLAEILAEAERQHQIEQEKQIHLSGIQKLKMAKRKVMKSLK